The Haloferax volcanii DS2 DNA segment CGACCACGCGATGGACCTCGTCGGCGACGACCTCTCGGACCTGACGGTCGTCTACGACGCCATGCACGGCAGCGGCCGCGGCGTCACCGACGCGCTCCTCGAAGCCGCCGGCGCGGAGGTCGTCCGCCTGCGCTGTGAGCGCGACGCCGACTTCGGCGGCATCTCGCCGGAGCCCTCCGCGGAGAACCTCGGCGGCCTCGCCGAGGCGATGGCCGAACACGACGCGGACCTCGGGGTCGCCAACGACGGCGACGCCGACCGCATCGGCATCGCCACGCCCGACCGCGGCGTCCTCGACGAGAACCTCTTTTTCGCCGCCGTCTACGACTACCTGCTCGAATCCGACTCCGGTCCGGCCATCCGGACCGTCTCGACCACGTTCCTCATCGACCGCATCGCCGAGGCGCACGGCGAGGAGGTGTTCGAGACCGCGGTCGGCTTCAAGTGGGTCGCAGACGGCATGCGCGAACACGACGCGCTCATGGGCGGCGAGGAGTCCGGCGGCTTCTCGGTCCGCGGGCACGTCCGCGAGAAGGACGGCGTCCTCATGGGCCTGCTCGCGGCCGCCGCGACCGCCGAGGAGGACTTCGACGCCCGCCTCGACCGCATCGAGGCCGAACACGGCGACATCGTCGCCGACAAGATAAGCGTCGCCTGCCCCGACGCCGAGAAGGCGCGCGTCATCGACGACCTCGAAGACGTACTTCCGGAGACGGTCGCCGGCCGCGATATCGCCAAGGTCGTCACGCTCGACGGCTTCAAACTCCTCTTAGACGACGGTTCGTGGCTCCTCGTCCGCCCCTCGGGGACGGAGCCGAAGATGCGCGTCTACGCCGAAGCCGGGAGCGAAGACGCGGTCTCGACGCTCCTCGAAGCCGGCCGCGAACTCGTCGAACCGCTCGTCTGAGCGGGCGGTTCAGGGCTCTCGTCTCTCTTCTTCGTCGCCGACCGGTCTGACGACCCCGCGGTACGCCGGCGTGAAAAGCGGGAGCGTCTCCGCGTGCTCGGTCAGCGAGACGCCGTCGCCCCCGGACTCGACGAGGTCCGCGGCCTGAAGCTTCGGCAGGTGGACGTGAACGATGCCGACCTCCGCCTGCTGGACGACCTGCACGTCGACCTCGTCGGGCGGGAGGTCGGTCGTCCGAACCGCGAGGGCGACCGCGAGGTCCCAGACCGACGCCGGCTCCGACCGGTCGTGGAGGTACTCCAGCACGTAGCGGCGCGACGGGTCCGCGAGCGCGTCGAACACGCGGTCCCAGTCGGTCAGGATACGGTCGCTCCGGTCTCGGTGTGCCATGGGCCTTGACTCCCTAGCGCTTGACGACCGGCGGCTAAATCTGTGTCGATTGTTAACTCTCAACATCCGCGGCGGCGCGGCCGTCACTCGTCGCGCAGGACGCCGCGAAACCGCCCCTCGTCGTCGCTTCGGTCCTCGATGTCGAATCCGAGCGACTCGTAGAACGGCTTGACGCCCCCGTCGAAGTCGACGACGAGTCGGCCCCGGCGGTCGAGCGCCGCACGGACGAGTTGGGTTCCGACCCCCCGGCCGCGGCGACTCGGGGAGACGGCTACGGCCTCGATATAGTCGCCGTCGAGCGCCAGCGCGCCGACGACCCGGCCGGACGCCTCCGCGACGAGGCAGTCGCCGGCGGCCAGTCGGTCGCGGATTTCGCCCGCGTCGGCTTCGAGCAGTCCGGCGTCGAGGACGCGCATCACGGCCACCAGTTCGTCGGGGTCGCCCTCGCGGACGCGGGCTCCGCCGGTCTCACGGTCTCTCTCGGTGTCTTCCATACCGCCGACTACCCGCCTTTGATGAGGCGGAGCACCTTCACGCGGTCGACTTCGACGGACTGGTCTTCGGGGACGGGGCGGCCGTCGACGAGGACGGTCACCTCGTGGGGGCTGAGGTCCACCGCCCGCACGAGGTCCGCGTAGGTCCCGTCGTCGTCGACGGCGACCTCGCTGGTCTCCTCGCCGACGACCTCGACGGTCACGTTCATGGTCGCTCGTGGGTCGGGCGCGGGTTTCAGTCCGTCGGCTCGGCGTCGGCCGGGGGCGGTCTCCGTCTCGCACGGTTTATGTGCGGGGCGGTCGGTAGAACGGATATGAGCGAGGCCGCGGAGTCGGGCGACGCCCCGGCGGGTCGTGAAATCTGGATCGAGAAGTACCGACCGCAGACCTTCGACGACGTCTACGGGCAGGACGACATCGTCGAGCGCCTGCGCAGCTACATCGAGCGCGACGACCTGCCGCACCTCCTGTTCGCGGGGCCGGCGGGCGTCGGCAAGACCACCTCCGCGACGGCCATCGCCCGCGCCATCTACGGCGACGACTGGCGCGGCAACTTCCTCGAACTCAACGCCTCCGACGAGCGCGGTATCGACGTGGTCCGCGACCGCATCAAGAACTTCGCGCGCTCGTCGTTCGGCGGTCACGACTACCGCGTCATCTTCCTCGACGAGGCCGACTCGCTGACGAACGACGCGCAGTCGGCGCTCCGCCGGACGATGGAGCAGTTCTCCGACAACACGCGCTTCATCCTCTCGTGTAACTACTCCTCGAAGATTATCGACCCCATCCAGTCGCGCTGCGCGGTGTTCCGGTTTTCCCCGCTCGGCGACGACGCCATCGCGGAGCAGGTCCGCGACATCGCCGCCGCCGAGGACATCGAGGTCACGGAAGACGGCCTCGACGCGCTGGTCTACGCCGCCGGCGGCGACATGCGCCGCGCCATCAACTCCCTTCAGGCCGCCGCGACGACCGGCGAGGTCGTCGACGAGGAGGCCGTCTACATGATTACCTCGACGGCCCGCCCCGAGGACATCGAGGAGATGGTCCGGGCCGCCATCGACGGCGAGTTCACGGCCGCGCGCAAGCAGTTAGAGACGCTCATCGTCGACACCGGGATGGCCGGCGGCGACATCATCGACCAGCTTCACCGCTCGGTCTGGGAGTTCGACCTCGACGAGCGCGACGCCGTCCGCCTCATGGAGCGCATCGGCGAGGCCGACTACCGCATCTCCGAGGGCGCGAACGAGCAGGTCCAACTCGAAGCGCTCCTCGCGTCGCTCGCGCTCTCGCAGAACTGAACGCAGGACACTGCACCGGTCGTTTCGACGCCGCGGTCTCCGGTCTCTCCACTCGTTTTCGCGTCTGTCACGCCCGGAACTCGAAGCGCGCGCCGCCCGCCGTTCCGGAGGTCACGATGGCCGACCAGCCGTGGGCCTCGGCGATGGATTGGACGATGGCCAGCCCGTAGCCGATGCCGTCCTCGCCGGTCGTCTCGCCCGGTTCGAACACCTCGTCGCGGCGCTCGGGCTCGATGCCGGGGCCGTCGTCTTCGACGTAGAAGCCGCCGTCGACGCCGCCGACCTCGACGCGCACGTCGCGGCCGTCGTGTTCGACGGCGTCGTCGGGAGTATCCCGACTGCCCGTCGAGCCGTGCTCGACGGCGTCACCAGACGCAGTCTGGTTGCCCGTGGAACCATGTTCGACGGCGTTCCGAAACAGATTGGAAAGCAGTTCGGCGAGGCGGTCCTCGTCGGCGTCGACGACGACCGACTGGCTGGTGACCAACTCGGCGTCGCCGGTATCGGTGGTCGCCCACGCCTGCCGGGCGACCGCCCCGAGGTCGACGCGCTCCGTCTCGTCGACCAGTTGGCCGCGGCGAGCGAGCGACAGCAGGTCGTCGATGAGTTCTTCCATCTGTTCGAGCGCCCGCTCGGCGGTGTCGAACCGCACCTCGTCGCCGGTCTCGCGGGCCAGTTCGAGGTTCCCGCGGGCGACCGAAAGCGGGTTGCGAAGGTCGTGGCTCACGATGTTCGCGAACTCTTCGAGGCGCTCGTTCTGTCGCTCTAGCTCGCTTTCGCGGGTCTTCCGCTCCGTGATGTCGGTGTAGATGGCGTACCCCGCCCCGCGCTCCTCGCCGGGCGACAGCGGGACGACGTTCAGGATGAACTCGCGGACGCCGCCGTCGGTCCGGCGGCGGACCTCCCCGCGGTAGCTCTCGCCGGTGGCGACGAGGAGTTCGGGGATGGTCTCGTCGGCCCCCGGTTCCGGCACCGGGTCCGGGTCCGGCTCCGGCGGGACGATTCGCCCGAGGAGGTCGCTGCCGACCACGTCGTCGGCGTCGTAGCCGAACGCCGACTGGAACGCCCGATTCACGTCGCGAACGGTGACCGCGCCGGCTTCCACGTCGTAGGCGACGGCGGCGTCGGAGACGTGTTCGAACAGCGCCGTCGAGCGGTCGCGCTCCTCGCGGAGCCGCGACTCGGCGCGGATGCGCTCGGCCGTGACCGCGACGTGCGCCATGAGGAGTTCGGCCAGTTCGGCGTCGCGCTCGTCGAACGCGCCGGGGGTGAACGTGGTCGCCTGAAAGACGCCGAGGTCCCCGATGGGGACGCTCAGGACCGCGCGGTACATCCGCTTGACCGGCCTGGCCTCGGGGTGGTTGCGCACGTCGTCGGTGATGTCCGTGTTCCCCGACAGGTACACCTCGGCCGCGATGCCGCCGTCGTCGAGCGGGACGCGCTCCGCGCCGTCGGCCGGCGCGTCCGACGAGATAGCCGCCGGAACGATGTAGCCGTCCTCGACGACGCCCACGTAGCTGATGTCGAACTCGAGGATGTCGTCGGTGATTTCGACGGTCTGTTCGAACAGTTCGTCGAGGCTCGTCGCCGCGGCCAGTTCGGTGGCTCCTCGGTGGAGTCGCTCTATCTGCTCGCGGCTCTTTCTGACGGCGGCTTCGGACTCGATGCGGCTCCGCGTCTCGGAGACGTAGGACACGAGGAGTTCGGCCAGCGTGAGGTCGGTCTCGTCGTACGCGCCGACCTCGTTGGAGATGGCCTGAAACACGCCGTCGTCGCCCAGCGGGACGCTCACCGCCGAGCGGTACGCGGGGTCGTCGGGGTCGGCCACGGGGTGGTCGCGCACGTCGTCCACGAGAAACGAGCGTTTGGTCCGGTGCGTCTCCCCGAGCAGGCCCGTGTCCGAGGGAATCGGCCCCGTCCCGGCCATATCGTCGTTGTTGGCGGCGACGTAGAAGCTGTCCCCGTCGTGGACGAAAAACGAGGTGTTGTCGAACTCGAGGATGTGCTCCGTGAGGCCGATGGCGCGCTCGTAGAGTTCGTCGACCGTCCCGGCCGTGATGAGGTCCGTCGTCCCCTCGTAGAGCCGCTTGAGCCGGTCCCACTCGGCGTCGTTTCGGGCCAGCGCCACCTCCTCGGCGTCTCTGTCGGCGGTCGATGCGAGCACCCATCGAACCTGCGATTCGAGCCCGGAGCGGTCGCCGCGGCTGACGTAGGCGTCGAATCGGGCCGGCCGCTCGACGGCCTCGGGCGACACCTCGGTGTACAGAATCGTCGGCACGTCGCGGGGTATCTCGGCGTCCGGGTCCGTGACGACGACGCACGCCGCGTCGCTCGGGTCGTTCTCGTCACTCGCTGACGCCACCGTGACCCCGTCGCCGAGGGCGATATCGTCGAAGTCGTCGTCCACGAAAACCGTTGGGTCCGTCGCGTGCACGGCAGTCCCCCTACTGGAGGGCGACGAGAACTATAATCGTTGCGGCATGTTCTCAATGAGCAAGAACACGCCGCGAGCGGTCCGATTCGGCGGCGCGGCGCTTTGACCTCGCCGGATTCCTCAGTTTAGCGACCAGAACCCGTAGTTGAGCGCGGCGGCGAAGCACGTCCACAGGAGGTAGGGGACGAGGAGGGCGGCGGCGCGCCGATTGACGGCGGCGAACTCGCGCGTCGTCGCCAGAATCGCCGCGAGGAGGACGACGATGACGGCGAGGCCGACCGCGGGCGACCGCAGTCCGAAGAACGCCGCGGACCACGCGACGTTGACGACGAGGTGGCCGACGAAGACGGCGAGCGCCCGCTCGCGGCGGGGGTGGTCGCGCCGGGAGACGAGCCACGCGGCGACGCCCATGAGGGTAAACAGCGTCACCCAGACCGGGCCGAACACCCAGTTCGGCGGGGCGAACCACGGGCGGGCGAGCGTCGCGTACCACGACCCCGCGTCGGTGACGGTGAAGACACTCCCGAGCGCGCCTGCGAGTTGCGCGAGGGCGACCCACGCGAGCAGTTCGACCGCCGGTCGCCGCCGGAGCGAAGCGAGTTTCATACTCTTCGTTCGCTCGGGTGGGAAATGAACGACGCGGCCCGTGCGGGCGAAATTGTGGGGAATCGGGCGTCTGCGTCCATCTCCCGGAACTGTTTTACCCGACGGTAGACCAGAGTTTGGCAATGAGCGAACTCGAAGCGGAGTACCGCCTCGACTACTTCGAGGAGGAGGGCTTCTACCGGAAGCAGTGCCCCGTGACGGGGGTCCACTTCTGGACACGAGACCCCGACCGCGAGACTTGCGGCGAACCGCCCGCCGACGACTACACCTTCATCGACAACCCCGGCTTCGACGAGGAGTACACCCTCGAAGAGATGCGCGAGAAGTTCCTCTCCTTCTTCGAGGAACACGACCACGAGCGCATCGACCCCTACCCGGTCGCCGCGAACCGCTGGCGCGACGACGTGCTCTTGACGCAGGCCTCTATCTACGACTTCCAGCCACTCGTCACGTCCGGCGAGACGCCGCCGCCGGCCAACCCGCTGACCGTCTCCCAACCCTGCATCCGGATGCAGGACATCGACAACGTGGGCAAGACCGGTCGCCACACGATGGCGTTCGAGATGATGGCCCACCACGCGTTCAACGCCCGCGAGGAGGCCGGCGACAAGTACGCTTACGAGGGCGAGGTCTACTGGAAGGACGAGACGGTCCGCCTCTGCGACGAGTTCTTCGAGTCGCTCGGCGCTGACATCTCCGAAATCACCTACATCGAGGACCCGTGGGTCGGCGGCGGCAACGCCGGTCCGGCCTTCGAGGTGCTCTACCGCGGTGCCGAACTCGCCACCCTCGTCTTCATGTCGATGAAGCAGGACCCCGACGGCGACTACGAACTCAAGGACGGCAACACCTACTCGCCGATGGACACCTACATCGTCGACACGGGCTACGGGCTCGAACGGTGGACGTGGGTGTCGCAGGGGACGCCGACGGTGTACGAGGCCGTCTACCCCGACATGATCGAGTTCCTCAAGGACAACGTCGGCATCGAACACACCGACGAGGAGGAGGAACTCATCCACCGCGCGGCGAAGCTCTCGGGCCACCTCGACATCGACGAAATCGACGACCTCGCCACCGCGCGCGCCGAAGTCGCGGGCGAACTCGGCGTCGACGAGGCCGAACTCACTTCGCTGCTCCGCCCGCTCGAAGACATCTACGCCATCGCGGACCACTGCCGAACCCTCGCGTACATGTTCGGCGACGGCATCGTCCCCTCGAACGTCGGGACGGGCTACCTCGCCCGTATGGTCCTCCGGCGCACCAAGCGCCTCGTGGACAACCTCGGCGTGGACGCCCCGCTCGACGAACTCGTGGACATGCAGGCCGAGCGCCTCGACTACCAGAACCGCGACACCATCCGCGACATCGTCCGCAGCGAGGAGCGCAAGTACAGAAAGACGCTCGAACGCGGCTCCCGTAAGGTCCAGCAGCTCGCCGACGACTACGCCGACACGGACGAGCCCATCCCGCTCGACGAGCTCATCGAGCTGTACGACTCCCACGGCATCCAGCCCGACATGGTGCAGGACATCGCGGAAGAGCGCGGCGCGACCGTCGACATCCCCGACGACTTCTACTCGCTCGTCGCCGACCGCCACGAGCAGGTCGACGGCGAGGGCGAGGCCGACGAGCGCGACGACCGCCTCGGCGACCTGCCGGCGACGGACAAGCTCTACTACGACGACCAGGAACGCACCGAGTTCGAGGCCGTCGTCCTCGACGTGTTCGAGCGCGAGGAGGGCTACGACGTGGTCCTCGACCAGACGATGTTCTACCCCGAAGGCGGCGGTCAGCCCGCCGACCACGGCTCGCTCGCCACCGACGACACGACGGTCGAAGTGACCGACGTGCAAATCGTGGGCGACGTGGTGCTCCACCGAACCGACGAGGACCCCGGTAAGGGCGAGTTCGTCCGCGGCCAGCTCGACGCCGAGCGCCGCCGTCGGCTCATGCGCCACCACACGGCGACCCACGTCATCGGCCACGCCATCCGGACGGTCCTCGGCGACCACATCCGGCAGGCCGGCGCGTCGAAGGGCGTCGACCGCTCGCGGCTCGACGTGACCCACTACGACCGCATCACCCGCGAGGAGGTCACGCAGATAGAGCGCGTCGCCAACGAAATCGTGATGCGGAACATCCCGGTCAAACAGGAGTGGCCGGACCGCCGCGACGCCGAGAAGAAGTACGGCTTCGACCTCTATCAGGGCGGTATCCCGCCGGGCGAGCAGATTCGCCTCATCCACGTCGGCAGCGACGTGCAGGCCTGCGGCGGCACCCACGTCAAGCGCACCGGCGACATCGGGGCCGTCAAGGTGCTGACGACGGAGCCCGTGCAGGACGGCGTCGAGCGCGTCGTCTTCGCGGCGGGCGACGCGGCCGTCGAGGCCACCCAGCGCACCGAGGACGCGCTGTACGGCGCGGCCGACGTGCTCGACGTGAACCCCGCGGACGTGCCCGAGACGGCAGAGCGCTTCTTCACCGAGTGGAAGGAGCGCGGCAAGACCATCGACCGCCTGAAGACGGAACTCGCCGAGGCGCGCGCCGCGGCGGGGGCCGACGAAATCGACATCGACGGCACGCCCGCCGTCGTCCAGCGCCTCGACGGCGACGCGGACGAACTCCGCGCGACCGCGAACGCGCTGGTCGAAGAGGGGAAGGTCGCCGTTCTCGGCTCCGCCGCGGGCGGCAGCGCCCAGTTCGTCGTCGGCGTCCCCGACGACGTGGGCATCAACGCCGGGCAGGTCGTCGGTCGACTCGCCGGCAAGGTCGGCGGCGGCGGCGGCGGTCCCGCGGACTTCGCGCAGGGCGGCGGCCCCGACGTGGACGCGCTCGACGGCGCGCTCGACGAGGCTCCCGACGTGCTTCGGACGGTCCTGAACGCCTGAGTCGGTCGCGCGACGCCGACGAGTTCGCGTTCGCTTTCGCGGTTTCGCTTGCTTCGCGTCCGCGAGACGGACGCCCTAAGTCGCTCGCCCGCCGAGCCCCCGGTATGCCCACGGCAGTCGCGGACGGGGTCGAACTGTACTACGACAGCGAGGGCGACGGCGAGACGGTCGCCTTCGTCGGCGACGCGGGCTACGGCGCGTGGCAGTGGGGGTGGCAGCACGCCGCCGTCGCCGGCCGCTACGAGAGCCTCGTGACCGACCTCCGCGGGGCCGGCCGCTCCGACGCGCCCGCGGGGCCGTACTCGGTCGCGACGCTCGTCTCCGACCTCGTGGCCGTCCTCGCGGACGCGAACGTCAGGAAGGCCCACCTCGTCGGATTCGGCCTCGGCGGGCTGGTCGCGCTGGAGGCCGCGCGGACGACGAACCGCGCCCGGAGCCTCACGCTCGTCGGCACCGCCGCCTCCGGGGATGGCATCGACCCCGACCCGCTCTCCGCCGCGCCCGACGACCCGGCCGCGCTCCGCGAGTCGCTCGCGCCGGCGCTCTCCGAAGAATTTCGCGCGGAACAGCCTGACGTGGTCGAGCAACTCGTCTCGTGGCGCAAACGGGAGGACGCCGACCCCGAGGCGTGGGCCGCGCAGGCCGCCGCCGTCGCCGACTACGACGCCGGCCCGCTGTACGAGGTGACGGTCCCGACGCTCGTCCTCCACGGCGGCGACGACCCGGTCTGGCCGGTCGAGGGTGGCCGCGCGCTGGCCGAGGGTCTCCCCCGCGGCGAGTTCGAGTCGTTCGCGGGCGCGCGCCACCTCGTCACCGTCGAGCGGTCGCGGCTCGTCAACGACGCGCTCGTCTCCTTTCTCGAATCGCTCGACGACGACTGAGCGTCGCTGTCGGGCGCTCTCCCCGCGGTCGCCGCCGACGCGCCCCGTCGCAGATGCCGGCAGTGAGCGTTCCGGGCGCAACTTCTTTAGAGCCGCACCGATTGTCTCTCCACGATGACTCGCCCGCGACTCGCGTTCTTGGACGCCTCCCACGGCGATTCGAGCACGTCACGAAACTTCAGGCGCGAACTCGACGCCGACCTCGTCGAGTTCGACGTGACCGACGGCCGTCTCCCCGACCACTTCGACTACGACGGCGTCGTTATCAGCGGCTCGTCGTCCTCGGTCTACTGGGACGAGCCGTGGATTCGCAACCTCGTGTCGTGGGTCGCCGACGCCGACGAGCGCGGCGTCCCCCTCTTGGGCGTCTGTTTCGGCCACCAGGTCGTCGCGGCGGCGCTCGGCGGCACCGTCGAGGACATGGGCGCGTTCGAACTCGGCTACAACGAAATCGAGCGGACTCGCCCGGACGACGGGAACGACATCCTCGCCGGCATCGGTGAGCGCTTCACCGTCTTCACCTCCCACGGCGACCGGGTGACGGAACTCCCGTCTGGAGCGGACCTCCTCGCCGAAAACGAGTTCGGCGTCCACGCGTTCCGCCGGAATCACGCCTTCGGCGTCCAGTTCCACCCCGAGTACGACACCGACACCGCAGAAGCCATCGCCCGCCAGAAGGACTTCCTCCCCGACGAGCGGATTCGCTCGGTCGTCGACGGTATCACGCCGGAGAACTACGCCGCCGCCTGCGAGGCAAAGCGCCTGTTCGACAACTTCGTCACCTACGTGAACCGGACGAACGCGGGCTCGGTCGAATCGGCGGCCTGAGCGTTCCGACGGTCGCGAGCCGTCTTCGAGTCGCATCCGAGCCGCCGTCGAGTCGTGCCCCTCTCGCTGCCGAGCCGCGCCTGCCCCGCTTTCGTCACCGACTTTTCGGTCGTCCGTCTTCCCCGAATCTCGACCGAGCGAATCGCTTTTCACCGCGCCGAGCGCAGGGTCTATCATGCTCGATTATCTGGAATTGGAGGGCGACCTGACCGGCGAAGAGAAACTCGTCCGCGACGAGGCCCGCCGCTTCGTCGACGAGCAGGTCAAACCCGACATCGGCGAGCACTACGAGGCGGGGACGTTCCCGACCGACCTCATCCCGAAGATGGGCGACCTCGGCTTTTACGCGCCCAACCTCGACGGCTACGGCCTCCCCGGTCTCGGCGAGCGCGCCTACGGCCTCTTGATGCAGGAACTCGAAGCCGGCGACTCCGGCCTCCGGTCGATGGCGAGCGTGCAGGGGTCGCTCGTCATCTACCCTATCCACGCCTACGGCTCCGACGAGCAGAAACAGCGGTGGCTTCCGAAACTCGGGTCGGGCGAGGCGGTCGGCTGTTTCGGCCTGACTGAACCGCAACACGGCTCGGACCCGTCGGGGATGGAAACCCGCGCCGAGCGCGACGCCGACGGCTACGTCCTCAACGGCTCGAAGACGTGGATTACGAACTCGCCCATCGCGGACGTGGCGGTCGTCTGGGCGCGCGACGTGTCGGCGGAGGGGTCGCCGGTCCGCGGGTTCCTCGTCGAGACCGACCGCGACGGCGTGACGACGAACAAAATCGAGGGCAAACTCTCGATGCGCGCGTCGGTCACGGGCGAAATCGGCCTCGACGACGTGCGCGTGCCCGAGGAAGACGTGCTCCCGGGCGTCGAGGGGATGAACGGGCCGCTGTCGTGTCTCACGCAGGCGCGGTTCGGCATCGCGTGGGGCGTCGTCGGCGCGGCGCGCGACGCCTTCGAGGACGCCCGTCAGTACGCGAAGGACCGCGACCAGTTCGGCGGCCCCATCGCGCGGTTCCAACTCCAGCAGGGCAAACTCGCGGAGATGGCGACCCAAATCACGAACGCGCAACTGATGGCCCACCGCCTCACCGACTTGAAAGAGCGCGGCGACCTGCGACACCAGCAGGTGTCGATGGCGAAGCGCCACAACGTCCGCGTCGCCCGCGAGGTGACCCGAACCGCCCGCGAGATGCTCGGCGGCAACGGCATCACGACCGACTACTCGCCGATGCGCCACATGGAGAACATCGAGACCGTCTACACCTACGAGGGGA contains these protein-coding regions:
- a CDS encoding phosphoglucomutase/phosphomannomutase family protein, producing MDEISFGTDGWRATLDTFTDDRVRVVGQAVADYLADEGFTAPVLVGYDARETSPGFAESLAEVVAGNGFDVLLPERDCPTPLVAYAIADRGLSGALMVTASHNPPEYNGVKFIPSDGAPALPDVTDAVAERLAEPDLLPESERGTIERVDVVSPHADHAMDLVGDDLSDLTVVYDAMHGSGRGVTDALLEAAGAEVVRLRCERDADFGGISPEPSAENLGGLAEAMAEHDADLGVANDGDADRIGIATPDRGVLDENLFFAAVYDYLLESDSGPAIRTVSTTFLIDRIAEAHGEEVFETAVGFKWVADGMREHDALMGGEESGGFSVRGHVREKDGVLMGLLAAAATAEEDFDARLDRIEAEHGDIVADKISVACPDAEKARVIDDLEDVLPETVAGRDIAKVVTLDGFKLLLDDGSWLLVRPSGTEPKMRVYAEAGSEDAVSTLLEAGRELVEPLV
- a CDS encoding DUF7344 domain-containing protein, with the translated sequence MAHRDRSDRILTDWDRVFDALADPSRRYVLEYLHDRSEPASVWDLAVALAVRTTDLPPDEVDVQVVQQAEVGIVHVHLPKLQAADLVESGGDGVSLTEHAETLPLFTPAYRGVVRPVGDEEERREP
- a CDS encoding GNAT family N-acetyltransferase; the encoded protein is MEDTERDRETGGARVREGDPDELVAVMRVLDAGLLEADAGEIRDRLAAGDCLVAEASGRVVGALALDGDYIEAVAVSPSRRGRGVGTQLVRAALDRRGRLVVDFDGGVKPFYESLGFDIEDRSDDEGRFRGVLRDE
- the samp2 gene encoding ubiquitin-like small modifier protein SAMP2, whose protein sequence is MNVTVEVVGEETSEVAVDDDGTYADLVRAVDLSPHEVTVLVDGRPVPEDQSVEVDRVKVLRLIKGG
- a CDS encoding replication factor C small subunit, with the protein product MSEAAESGDAPAGREIWIEKYRPQTFDDVYGQDDIVERLRSYIERDDLPHLLFAGPAGVGKTTSATAIARAIYGDDWRGNFLELNASDERGIDVVRDRIKNFARSSFGGHDYRVIFLDEADSLTNDAQSALRRTMEQFSDNTRFILSCNYSSKIIDPIQSRCAVFRFSPLGDDAIAEQVRDIAAAEDIEVTEDGLDALVYAAGGDMRRAINSLQAAATTGEVVDEEAVYMITSTARPEDIEEMVRAAIDGEFTAARKQLETLIVDTGMAGGDIIDQLHRSVWEFDLDERDAVRLMERIGEADYRISEGANEQVQLEALLASLALSQN
- a CDS encoding GAF domain-containing protein; this translates as MDDDFDDIALGDGVTVASASDENDPSDAACVVVTDPDAEIPRDVPTILYTEVSPEAVERPARFDAYVSRGDRSGLESQVRWVLASTADRDAEEVALARNDAEWDRLKRLYEGTTDLITAGTVDELYERAIGLTEHILEFDNTSFFVHDGDSFYVAANNDDMAGTGPIPSDTGLLGETHRTKRSFLVDDVRDHPVADPDDPAYRSAVSVPLGDDGVFQAISNEVGAYDETDLTLAELLVSYVSETRSRIESEAAVRKSREQIERLHRGATELAAATSLDELFEQTVEITDDILEFDISYVGVVEDGYIVPAAISSDAPADGAERVPLDDGGIAAEVYLSGNTDITDDVRNHPEARPVKRMYRAVLSVPIGDLGVFQATTFTPGAFDERDAELAELLMAHVAVTAERIRAESRLREERDRSTALFEHVSDAAVAYDVEAGAVTVRDVNRAFQSAFGYDADDVVGSDLLGRIVPPEPDPDPVPEPGADETIPELLVATGESYRGEVRRRTDGGVREFILNVVPLSPGEERGAGYAIYTDITERKTRESELERQNERLEEFANIVSHDLRNPLSVARGNLELARETGDEVRFDTAERALEQMEELIDDLLSLARRGQLVDETERVDLGAVARQAWATTDTGDAELVTSQSVVVDADEDRLAELLSNLFRNAVEHGSTGNQTASGDAVEHGSTGSRDTPDDAVEHDGRDVRVEVGGVDGGFYVEDDGPGIEPERRDEVFEPGETTGEDGIGYGLAIVQSIAEAHGWSAIVTSGTAGGARFEFRA
- a CDS encoding TspO/MBR family protein, encoding MKLASLRRRPAVELLAWVALAQLAGALGSVFTVTDAGSWYATLARPWFAPPNWVFGPVWVTLFTLMGVAAWLVSRRDHPRRERALAVFVGHLVVNVAWSAAFFGLRSPAVGLAVIVVLLAAILATTREFAAVNRRAAALLVPYLLWTCFAAALNYGFWSLN
- the alaS gene encoding alanine--tRNA ligase, with the protein product MSELEAEYRLDYFEEEGFYRKQCPVTGVHFWTRDPDRETCGEPPADDYTFIDNPGFDEEYTLEEMREKFLSFFEEHDHERIDPYPVAANRWRDDVLLTQASIYDFQPLVTSGETPPPANPLTVSQPCIRMQDIDNVGKTGRHTMAFEMMAHHAFNAREEAGDKYAYEGEVYWKDETVRLCDEFFESLGADISEITYIEDPWVGGGNAGPAFEVLYRGAELATLVFMSMKQDPDGDYELKDGNTYSPMDTYIVDTGYGLERWTWVSQGTPTVYEAVYPDMIEFLKDNVGIEHTDEEEELIHRAAKLSGHLDIDEIDDLATARAEVAGELGVDEAELTSLLRPLEDIYAIADHCRTLAYMFGDGIVPSNVGTGYLARMVLRRTKRLVDNLGVDAPLDELVDMQAERLDYQNRDTIRDIVRSEERKYRKTLERGSRKVQQLADDYADTDEPIPLDELIELYDSHGIQPDMVQDIAEERGATVDIPDDFYSLVADRHEQVDGEGEADERDDRLGDLPATDKLYYDDQERTEFEAVVLDVFEREEGYDVVLDQTMFYPEGGGQPADHGSLATDDTTVEVTDVQIVGDVVLHRTDEDPGKGEFVRGQLDAERRRRLMRHHTATHVIGHAIRTVLGDHIRQAGASKGVDRSRLDVTHYDRITREEVTQIERVANEIVMRNIPVKQEWPDRRDAEKKYGFDLYQGGIPPGEQIRLIHVGSDVQACGGTHVKRTGDIGAVKVLTTEPVQDGVERVVFAAGDAAVEATQRTEDALYGAADVLDVNPADVPETAERFFTEWKERGKTIDRLKTELAEARAAAGADEIDIDGTPAVVQRLDGDADELRATANALVEEGKVAVLGSAAGGSAQFVVGVPDDVGINAGQVVGRLAGKVGGGGGGPADFAQGGGPDVDALDGALDEAPDVLRTVLNA
- a CDS encoding alpha/beta fold hydrolase encodes the protein MPTAVADGVELYYDSEGDGETVAFVGDAGYGAWQWGWQHAAVAGRYESLVTDLRGAGRSDAPAGPYSVATLVSDLVAVLADANVRKAHLVGFGLGGLVALEAARTTNRARSLTLVGTAASGDGIDPDPLSAAPDDPAALRESLAPALSEEFRAEQPDVVEQLVSWRKREDADPEAWAAQAAAVADYDAGPLYEVTVPTLVLHGGDDPVWPVEGGRALAEGLPRGEFESFAGARHLVTVERSRLVNDALVSFLESLDDD